The following are from one region of the Candidatus Margulisiibacteriota bacterium genome:
- the galE gene encoding UDP-glucose 4-epimerase GalE, whose protein sequence is MKVLVTGGAGFIGGCTVRDLLKSGHEVLVFDNLCCGHRQILPKGIELIIGDIREEESIRKALSGRGFDAVMHFAAFTIVPESVEDPAKYFENNVRGSINVMNAMAKEGVGLFVFSSSAAVYGAPKKIPIVETEPTLPENTYGQTKLTIEEYLKWYEAPYGIKHVCLRYFNAAGADLENDIGEDREVETHLIPLVLHAASGARKDVKVFGTDYPTPDGTCIRDYIHVKDLASAHVLALEKLSKTKQSAVYNLGSESGFSVRQIVEAAEKITKKGINAVDSPRRAGDPPALIASSAKIKSALGWQQKHSTIEKIISDTWEWHLKHPQGYKK, encoded by the coding sequence GTGAAGGTCCTTGTGACCGGCGGCGCCGGCTTTATAGGGGGCTGCACCGTAAGGGACCTTTTGAAGAGCGGACATGAGGTGTTGGTTTTTGACAACCTCTGCTGCGGGCACAGGCAGATCCTTCCCAAAGGTATCGAGCTTATCATCGGGGACATCAGGGAAGAAGAAAGCATAAGGAAAGCCCTGTCCGGCCGCGGGTTTGACGCGGTCATGCATTTTGCGGCTTTCACGATCGTTCCCGAATCCGTGGAGGACCCCGCCAAGTATTTTGAGAACAATGTCCGGGGCTCGATAAATGTGATGAATGCAATGGCAAAGGAAGGAGTTGGGCTCTTTGTGTTCTCCTCTTCTGCCGCGGTTTACGGAGCACCCAAAAAGATACCGATAGTTGAGACAGAGCCTACTCTTCCGGAAAATACTTACGGCCAGACCAAACTTACGATAGAGGAATATCTGAAATGGTACGAAGCCCCTTACGGGATAAAGCATGTTTGCCTAAGATATTTTAATGCGGCCGGAGCCGATCTTGAAAATGATATCGGGGAGGACCGGGAGGTTGAAACACATCTTATCCCGCTGGTGCTTCATGCCGCTTCCGGCGCCAGAAAAGATGTCAAGGTGTTCGGCACCGACTACCCGACCCCGGACGGCACCTGTATCAGAGACTATATACATGTAAAAGACCTGGCATCAGCGCATGTTCTTGCCCTAGAAAAACTCTCAAAAACTAAGCAGAGCGCTGTCTACAATCTTGGGTCGGAGAGCGGGTTCTCGGTAAGGCAGATAGTGGAAGCCGCAGAGAAGATAACTAAGAAAGGCATAAATGCGGTGGACTCTCCCAGAAGGGCAGGGGACCCTCCCGCCCTGATAGCCAGTTCCGCAAAGATAAAAAGCGCCCTGGGCTGGCAGCAGAAGCACTCCACTATAGAAAAGATCATATCCGATACCTGGGAATGGCATTTAAAGCACCCGCAGGGATACAAAAAGTAA
- a CDS encoding glycosyltransferase family 4 protein, with the protein MKIAMCVPFFFPHFGGTEKYVKDLSLELVSRGHEVTVITNNVPKEAGAPSRENMEGLSVIRLDAMNFIYLPVSFKFNLSMLKGFDLVHSHCPAFGFTRAIRNRLRVPHIVTYHCDTTISENFLGRKMPKWLIKSVEELTNMYARWVLPKVDVIINTTESYASTSPVMKTLPHKAVPIGIHYELFDASAKKQGLSEASRDRKKVLFLGRFASNKGIDYLVRAIPLVLKEVPDAKFVLCGDGEEKPHIEEFIDKVGVRSHIEFRGKVNLDEMVQLYSTAAMYVFPSINRLEAFGIVQLEAMSCSTPVIASNIPGVNNVMEVGKSGLLVEPRDIEGLSAAIIKLLKDPELARSMGVRGRQLVETKYNWKTIGDQIEAIYLEALKGKKK; encoded by the coding sequence ATGAAGATAGCCATGTGCGTTCCTTTCTTTTTCCCTCATTTCGGAGGGACCGAAAAATATGTGAAGGACCTTTCGCTTGAACTGGTATCCAGAGGCCACGAAGTGACCGTCATCACCAACAATGTCCCCAAAGAAGCGGGCGCTCCTTCAAGAGAGAACATGGAAGGCCTGAGCGTTATCCGTCTTGATGCAATGAACTTCATCTATCTTCCGGTCTCTTTCAAGTTCAATCTTTCGATGCTCAAGGGATTTGACCTGGTCCATTCCCACTGCCCCGCGTTCGGTTTTACAAGGGCGATACGCAACAGGCTCAGGGTCCCGCACATCGTTACCTATCACTGCGACACCACAATATCCGAGAACTTTCTGGGAAGAAAAATGCCCAAATGGCTGATCAAATCGGTCGAGGAGCTGACCAACATGTACGCGAGGTGGGTGCTGCCAAAGGTGGATGTGATAATCAACACTACCGAAAGCTATGCTTCCACATCTCCGGTCATGAAAACCCTTCCGCATAAGGCTGTCCCAATAGGGATACATTATGAACTGTTCGACGCTTCAGCTAAGAAGCAGGGCCTTTCAGAAGCTTCCCGCGACAGGAAAAAAGTCCTGTTCCTGGGAAGGTTCGCTTCCAACAAAGGCATAGACTACCTTGTCAGGGCTATCCCTCTTGTCCTCAAAGAGGTGCCGGACGCCAAGTTCGTCCTTTGCGGCGACGGGGAAGAAAAACCGCATATAGAGGAATTTATAGACAAAGTCGGGGTAAGGTCTCATATAGAGTTCCGCGGCAAAGTGAACCTTGATGAGATGGTTCAGCTTTATTCAACCGCTGCCATGTATGTCTTCCCATCAATAAACAGGCTTGAGGCTTTCGGGATAGTTCAGCTGGAGGCCATGTCGTGCAGCACTCCCGTTATCGCATCCAACATACCCGGCGTCAACAATGTGATGGAGGTCGGAAAGAGCGGCCTGCTGGTGGAGCCCAGGGATATCGAGGGGCTGTCGGCGGCTATCATCAAACTGCTTAAAGACCCTGAACTGGCAAGGAGCATGGGGGTAAGAGGCCGTCAGCTGGTTGAAACAAAATACAATTGGAAGACTATCGGCGATCAGATAGAAGCGATCTATCTTGAAGCACTGAAAGGCAAAAAAAAGTGA
- a CDS encoding tetratricopeptide repeat protein has product MEQQAEAIKKALKRDPRDPLAHRDLGAYYLGKGSYKDAAKEFKLASSFSPRLFSDAVNAFELAIQKDLENIDIRLGLVEYYLSVGELEDAVIELEELVEIAPEAAVIYNLLGKIYLKLGRIDGAIELLEKAMKAGKGEDSLLEALASAYIERERHTEAISLYEQLMENKPGSVQAARTLTELYARIKAPGKAAALILKMAGEDPETVTEACEKLEAIVEKWPGDPGVRLKLAEVYFRSLKPEEGARQISLALEADPSCNEASIGLLKKFLPSYPENRSITLQLAKCLVGKGSFSEAAELYNRLFKADPALADTCMDGHLAIVKAYPDQAISHRSLAEIYMFKEQTEKALEEYAAVARLDPAETDEIEKKCRELLKQDPKMTKALLVLSQSFLSGGECRKAIAMAEEYLQKGKPLADAYLILGQAYHKLNIYNRAGDSFRSALKLAPYDRSIQEKYRASSEKETDLEVSSVKAKVEQDSWRVALNIDLAKVLLKKRNFEAAIRHLQNSLKDTTRAHLAHKLMGQAFKEQGSFEMAKVQFEKSLEAKAPDSEASVNEARALLGSCYEAMGDVHRALACYEAVLACDIGLGDLSRRAELLGQANPASVRNKAAALVFALDDLEKPIALWARDLRRSRLLDDEDLTSMSFGQDQNNKGFDRLLKGHLKAAEEEFLLASQLDAGLYPALNNLAAINIMSKELDSALPRLFEVSSQDGGSPAYRNNLGVCYLLKGDLSSAEKEFKAALKNDKDFGPANLNLGDLEMKRNKIKEALTYYKKIGRFDPLFETASRRLQYWTV; this is encoded by the coding sequence ATGGAACAACAGGCGGAAGCCATTAAAAAAGCTCTGAAGAGGGACCCAAGGGACCCTTTGGCCCACAGGGACCTGGGCGCCTATTATCTTGGCAAAGGCAGCTATAAGGATGCAGCAAAAGAGTTCAAGCTGGCTTCCTCTTTTTCCCCCAGGCTGTTCTCTGATGCGGTCAACGCTTTTGAACTTGCCATCCAGAAGGACCTTGAGAACATAGACATAAGGCTGGGGCTGGTGGAGTACTACCTGTCGGTCGGAGAGCTTGAGGACGCGGTCATTGAGCTTGAAGAGCTTGTTGAGATCGCCCCCGAAGCTGCCGTCATCTATAACCTGCTGGGAAAGATCTATCTAAAACTGGGCAGGATAGACGGCGCCATAGAACTGCTTGAAAAGGCCATGAAGGCAGGCAAAGGCGAGGATTCGCTCCTTGAAGCCCTGGCCTCCGCTTATATAGAACGGGAAAGACACACAGAGGCGATATCCCTGTATGAGCAGCTTATGGAGAACAAGCCGGGCAGCGTGCAGGCTGCAAGGACCCTGACGGAGCTCTACGCAAGGATCAAGGCTCCCGGAAAGGCGGCCGCGCTTATACTTAAGATGGCAGGAGAAGACCCGGAAACGGTAACGGAGGCCTGTGAAAAACTGGAGGCAATAGTTGAAAAGTGGCCGGGCGATCCAGGTGTAAGACTGAAGCTTGCAGAAGTGTATTTCAGGAGCCTTAAACCGGAAGAAGGAGCCAGGCAGATCTCTTTGGCGCTTGAGGCAGACCCTTCGTGCAACGAGGCCTCGATAGGCCTGCTCAAAAAGTTCCTTCCATCCTATCCGGAAAACCGCAGCATAACGCTGCAGCTGGCAAAGTGCCTTGTCGGCAAAGGCTCTTTCAGCGAGGCCGCCGAGCTTTATAACCGGTTATTCAAGGCCGATCCCGCGCTTGCCGATACTTGTATGGATGGACACCTTGCCATCGTTAAGGCCTATCCGGACCAGGCCATCTCCCACAGAAGCCTTGCCGAGATCTACATGTTCAAAGAACAGACGGAGAAAGCCCTTGAAGAATATGCGGCTGTTGCAAGGCTTGATCCGGCCGAGACCGACGAAATAGAAAAAAAGTGCAGGGAACTGCTAAAGCAGGACCCCAAAATGACGAAGGCCCTTCTGGTGCTTTCGCAGTCATTCCTTTCGGGCGGAGAATGCCGCAAGGCTATTGCCATGGCGGAAGAATACCTGCAGAAGGGAAAACCGCTTGCGGACGCCTACCTGATACTGGGACAGGCCTACCACAAATTGAATATCTATAACAGGGCAGGGGACTCCTTTAGGTCGGCGCTGAAACTGGCGCCTTACGACAGGTCTATACAGGAAAAATACCGGGCCTCCAGCGAAAAAGAAACGGACCTCGAGGTCTCCTCTGTAAAGGCAAAAGTTGAGCAGGATTCCTGGAGAGTGGCTCTCAACATAGACCTGGCAAAAGTTCTGCTCAAAAAACGCAATTTTGAGGCGGCGATTCGGCATCTGCAGAATTCCCTTAAGGACACCACCAGGGCGCACCTGGCACACAAACTGATGGGGCAGGCTTTCAAGGAGCAGGGCAGCTTTGAGATGGCAAAGGTCCAGTTCGAAAAATCCCTGGAGGCAAAAGCGCCGGACAGCGAGGCATCCGTTAATGAGGCAAGAGCGCTTCTGGGCAGCTGTTATGAGGCCATGGGGGATGTCCACAGGGCTCTTGCATGCTACGAGGCTGTGCTTGCATGCGACATAGGTTTGGGTGACTTGTCCAGGAGGGCGGAACTTCTGGGGCAGGCAAACCCGGCTTCGGTCAGGAACAAAGCCGCGGCGCTGGTTTTTGCTCTCGACGACCTGGAAAAACCGATCGCTCTCTGGGCAAGGGACCTTAGAAGGTCAAGGCTTTTAGATGATGAGGACCTTACCTCCATGTCTTTTGGACAGGACCAGAACAACAAAGGCTTTGACCGCCTGCTTAAGGGGCATCTTAAAGCCGCCGAAGAGGAATTCCTTCTTGCAAGCCAGCTGGATGCGGGGCTGTACCCGGCACTCAACAATCTGGCGGCCATAAACATCATGTCTAAAGAACTTGACAGCGCACTGCCCCGCCTTTTTGAGGTTTCCAGCCAGGATGGCGGCAGTCCGGCCTACAGGAACAACCTTGGGGTCTGCTATCTGCTAAAGGGCGACCTGTCTTCGGCCGAAAAAGAGTTCAAAGCAGCCCTTAAGAACGATAAGGATTTTGGTCCCGCCAACCTTAACCTTGGGGACCTGGAAATGAAGAGAAATAAGATAAAGGAGGCGCTTACCTACTATAAAAAGATCGGCAGGTTCGATCCGCTGTTCGAGACGGCGTCAAGAAGGCTGCAATACTGGACGGTATAA
- a CDS encoding LptF/LptG family permease encodes MAIKILDRYLISELFLPFLAGIAGFVLIMTIDLLFTFTDLIINNGVPFLAVLRLLIYKLPSIMVLTYPVSFLFATAIVFGRLSRDNELTALRTSGINFFRICAPVLLVSLAVSGLAFFTNETLVPLSNKVSEKIIRQIIFKQPPPDIKERVFFKDNFNRFYYINRIFPSQSKMEGLMIYEVSSGKYPRVITAKSASWKDADWILYEGVIHNYDDSGALKYEAGFEKMRILVAENVMNFSQPKTPQEMNSSELGAMISFLKKSGVNTSQLLTEFHMKFSVPAATLVFALIGIPLSLPSPRGGRAWGFVLSVVIVFSFYVFASVFRSMGRGGMLAPLLAAWIPSATVAILGSFLIIKEGISK; translated from the coding sequence GTGGCAATAAAGATACTTGACCGCTATCTTATCAGCGAACTTTTTCTTCCTTTTTTGGCGGGGATAGCTGGTTTTGTGCTGATAATGACCATTGACCTGCTGTTCACCTTTACGGACCTTATAATCAACAACGGAGTGCCGTTCTTGGCGGTGCTTCGCTTGCTGATCTATAAACTGCCTTCCATAATGGTGCTGACCTATCCTGTGTCCTTTCTTTTTGCCACCGCGATAGTGTTCGGACGGCTCTCCAGGGACAACGAATTGACAGCCCTAAGGACCTCGGGGATCAATTTTTTCCGCATCTGCGCTCCGGTGCTCCTCGTGTCCCTGGCGGTCAGCGGACTGGCGTTCTTTACCAACGAAACGCTGGTGCCTCTGTCCAACAAGGTGTCAGAAAAGATCATAAGGCAGATCATCTTTAAACAGCCTCCCCCGGACATAAAAGAGAGGGTCTTTTTCAAGGACAACTTCAACCGGTTCTATTACATAAACAGGATCTTCCCCTCCCAGTCAAAAATGGAAGGGCTGATGATCTATGAAGTGTCCTCAGGAAAATATCCCAGAGTGATAACTGCAAAATCCGCCTCCTGGAAGGACGCCGACTGGATCCTGTATGAGGGAGTGATACACAATTATGACGACAGCGGCGCGCTTAAATATGAGGCCGGTTTTGAAAAGATGCGGATACTTGTTGCAGAAAATGTGATGAACTTTTCCCAGCCCAAGACCCCTCAGGAGATGAACAGTTCCGAACTGGGAGCCATGATATCTTTCCTTAAAAAAAGCGGTGTCAACACCAGCCAGCTGCTTACGGAGTTCCATATGAAATTCTCAGTACCGGCGGCAACCCTGGTGTTTGCGCTGATAGGGATCCCTTTAAGCCTGCCATCGCCGCGCGGGGGGAGGGCATGGGGGTTTGTGCTTTCGGTGGTCATTGTTTTCAGCTTCTATGTTTTTGCCTCGGTGTTCCGCTCCATGGGCAGGGGCGGGATGCTTGCCCCGCTGCTTGCTGCCTGGATACCGAGCGCGACTGTTGCAATTCTCGGATCTTTCCTTATAATAAAAGAGGGTATTTCTAAATAG
- the rpsU gene encoding 30S ribosomal protein S21: MVRVEVRKEEPIDKALRKFKSKIKREGIIEEMKRREFYEKPSQRKRRQLAQAVKREKRRLREQEWQ, from the coding sequence TTGGTCAGAGTTGAGGTAAGAAAAGAAGAACCCATAGACAAGGCGCTCAGAAAGTTCAAGAGCAAGATAAAAAGAGAAGGCATTATAGAAGAGATGAAGAGGAGAGAGTTCTATGAAAAGCCTTCGCAGAGAAAGAGAAGACAGCTGGCGCAGGCGGTCAAAAGGGAAAAAAGGCGTCTGAGAGAACAAGAGTGGCAATAA
- a CDS encoding HIT domain-containing protein, which yields MSGCIFCRIASDDKAPGVVYSDDRVVCFNDIDPKAPVHILAVPRKHIEKLEDATDAVLLEALHKAIRHLVKEKGLDKAGYRVIVNSGADGGQAVPHLHFHLLGGRHMNWPPG from the coding sequence TTGAGCGGCTGCATCTTCTGCAGGATCGCCTCGGACGATAAGGCCCCTGGGGTCGTTTACAGCGATGACAGGGTGGTGTGTTTTAACGATATCGATCCAAAGGCTCCCGTGCACATACTGGCAGTTCCAAGAAAGCATATTGAAAAACTTGAGGATGCCACTGATGCTGTATTGCTTGAAGCGCTTCATAAAGCCATCCGTCATCTGGTAAAGGAAAAAGGCCTTGACAAGGCCGGCTACAGGGTAATTGTCAATTCCGGTGCAGACGGAGGGCAGGCCGTGCCCCATTTGCATTTTCATCTTTTGGGGGGCAGGCACATGAACTGGCCCCCGGGTTGA
- the ricT gene encoding regulatory iron-sulfur-containing complex subunit RicT, translating to MKLLGIKFRKFNNITPLKGYKDDELKVGHAVVVETDRGTEFGWIVSVKDEHDRHPGSDIKLRKVIRYASDKDIEKERELISKEREAYCTVCSKMREYEAPVKVLQLEYLFDMSRLILYYKITDQKKTVNLKEISRELSGSLATKVELRQISSRDETRLFSGVGPCGRAFCCSTFLEDFPRVTVKMVKEQGIQISQTKTSGICGKLLCCLQYEYEPKGSGGEKS from the coding sequence ATGAAACTGCTGGGCATAAAATTCAGGAAGTTCAACAATATAACGCCGCTTAAGGGCTACAAAGATGACGAGCTCAAGGTGGGGCATGCGGTGGTAGTCGAGACCGACCGCGGCACGGAGTTCGGCTGGATAGTGTCGGTCAAGGACGAGCACGACAGGCATCCCGGTTCCGACATAAAGCTGCGCAAGGTCATCAGGTACGCTTCCGACAAAGACATCGAAAAGGAAAGAGAGCTCATTTCCAAAGAAAGAGAGGCGTACTGCACGGTCTGCTCCAAAATGCGCGAATACGAAGCCCCGGTAAAAGTGCTGCAGCTGGAGTACCTGTTCGACATGAGCCGTCTGATACTTTATTACAAGATAACCGACCAGAAAAAGACCGTCAACCTTAAAGAGATCTCCAGAGAACTGTCGGGATCACTTGCAACAAAGGTGGAACTGCGCCAGATAAGCTCCCGCGACGAGACCCGCCTGTTCTCGGGTGTGGGACCGTGCGGAAGGGCGTTCTGCTGCAGCACCTTCCTGGAGGATTTTCCCAGAGTGACGGTAAAAATGGTAAAGGAGCAGGGGATACAGATAAGCCAGACCAAGACTTCGGGGATTTGCGGAAAGCTGCTTTGTTGTCTACAATATGAGTATGAGCCCAAAGGCTCGGGAGGGGAAAAAAGTTGA
- a CDS encoding ACT domain-containing protein, translating to MPLDYKLKNGDIIDILTGSKENPRFDWLDFVKTSGARAKIKNWLKKQKREDNIERGRLLLLEELNALGVDDPEAVSEENLRFLFNAQNITNGQDLFALIGWGEMSAFATAKKIRQNLEKKKPLPQTEEEVLKPMLSQPPKKISPSSGIRVMGAKNILTRFSKCCYPLPGDEVVGFVTKGKGVSIHKADCKSLAAHEKKEGKCVEVQWDESSGTLYPVSIEVEAFDRVGVLKDILAQISETRTNISSADVKTKKGSSAIITLVVDVKSSSQLKQVMDAVRKVSDVYDVYRASGGR from the coding sequence GTGCCTCTTGATTACAAGCTCAAGAACGGGGATATCATAGATATCCTGACCGGCAGCAAGGAGAACCCGAGGTTTGACTGGCTTGATTTTGTAAAAACCTCAGGGGCAAGGGCCAAGATAAAGAACTGGCTCAAGAAACAAAAGAGAGAGGACAACATTGAAAGAGGAAGACTTCTGCTCCTGGAGGAGCTTAATGCCCTTGGAGTTGATGATCCGGAGGCGGTTTCGGAAGAAAACCTAAGATTCCTGTTCAACGCACAGAATATAACAAACGGGCAGGACCTCTTTGCCCTTATAGGTTGGGGGGAGATGAGCGCTTTTGCGACCGCAAAAAAGATCAGGCAGAACCTGGAAAAGAAAAAACCGCTGCCCCAGACCGAAGAAGAAGTTCTCAAACCCATGCTGTCCCAGCCTCCCAAAAAGATAAGTCCGTCCTCCGGTATCAGGGTGATGGGCGCAAAGAACATACTTACCCGGTTTTCCAAGTGCTGTTATCCTCTGCCGGGCGACGAGGTGGTGGGATTTGTCACAAAAGGCAAGGGAGTGTCCATCCACAAGGCGGACTGCAAGAGCCTTGCCGCCCATGAAAAGAAGGAGGGAAAATGCGTGGAGGTGCAGTGGGACGAGAGCTCCGGCACCCTTTATCCGGTCAGCATAGAAGTGGAGGCCTTTGACAGGGTAGGGGTCCTAAAGGACATCCTGGCCCAGATCTCCGAGACCAGGACCAACATCAGCTCCGCGGATGTCAAGACTAAAAAGGGCAGCAGCGCCATAATCACGCTTGTTGTAGATGTTAAAAGCTCATCGCAGCTGAAGCAGGTAATGGATGCCGTAAGAAAAGTGTCGGATGTCTACGATGTGTACAGGGCTTCGGGCGGCAGATAA
- a CDS encoding RelA/SpoT family protein yields the protein MLSIEELIAKIKAYEPNAEIDLIRTAYEFAEKTHREQKRLSGEPFITHPMAVAEILTELEQDSSSVCASLLHDSIEDGGITEKQVSDLFGHNVARLVAGVTKLGKISFGSKEEHQAENYRKMFLAMGEDIRVIVIKLADRLHNMRTLKYLPVEKQKEISLETREIYAPLCHRLGVWSLKWELEDLAFYYLEKDKFDQIKGLVAQKKQEREDFMKDFIFQVKEALDKVAINSSISGRTKHFYSIYQKLVQKNVEFDDIYDLIAIRVLVDSVKDCYAVLGVIHSIWKPIPGRFRDFIAMPKPNGYRTLHTTVIGSSGKPVEVQIRTHEMHKAAEYGIAAHWRYKEKGTDKAFDSKLAWLRQMLDYQKDVKDAKDFMESLKIDLFIDEVFVYTPKGDVFSFPVDSTPVDFAYHVHTQVGHRCQGAKAKAR from the coding sequence ATGCTTTCCATAGAAGAACTGATAGCAAAAATAAAGGCCTACGAGCCCAACGCCGAGATCGACCTTATCAGGACCGCCTATGAATTTGCCGAAAAGACCCATCGGGAACAAAAACGCCTTTCCGGCGAACCCTTTATAACACATCCGATGGCCGTGGCCGAGATCCTTACCGAACTTGAGCAGGATTCCTCTTCTGTGTGCGCCAGCCTGCTCCACGATTCGATCGAGGACGGCGGTATAACCGAAAAACAGGTGTCCGACCTTTTTGGCCATAATGTGGCAAGGCTCGTGGCCGGGGTCACCAAACTCGGGAAGATCTCCTTTGGCTCCAAGGAGGAGCATCAGGCCGAGAACTACAGGAAGATGTTCCTGGCCATGGGAGAGGACATAAGGGTTATCGTGATAAAACTGGCCGACAGGCTTCATAACATGAGGACCCTGAAATACCTGCCTGTCGAAAAACAAAAAGAGATCTCGCTGGAGACCAGGGAGATCTATGCTCCGCTCTGCCACAGGCTGGGGGTCTGGAGCCTAAAGTGGGAGCTGGAGGACCTGGCTTTTTACTACCTCGAAAAGGACAAGTTTGACCAGATAAAAGGACTGGTCGCGCAGAAAAAGCAGGAGCGCGAGGACTTTATGAAGGACTTTATCTTTCAGGTAAAGGAAGCCCTGGATAAAGTCGCGATAAATTCCTCGATATCCGGAAGGACAAAGCATTTTTACAGCATCTACCAAAAACTTGTTCAAAAGAACGTGGAATTTGACGACATCTATGACCTGATAGCCATAAGGGTCCTGGTGGACTCGGTCAAAGACTGTTACGCTGTGCTGGGGGTCATACACTCCATCTGGAAACCGATCCCGGGCCGGTTCAGGGATTTTATCGCCATGCCCAAGCCCAACGGCTACAGGACCCTGCACACAACGGTTATCGGAAGCAGCGGCAAACCGGTCGAAGTGCAGATAAGGACGCACGAAATGCACAAGGCCGCCGAATACGGCATAGCAGCCCACTGGAGATACAAGGAAAAGGGCACCGACAAGGCCTTCGACTCAAAACTGGCCTGGCTGCGCCAGATGCTCGATTACCAGAAAGATGTCAAGGATGCAAAAGACTTCATGGAAAGCCTCAAGATCGACCTGTTCATCGACGAGGTTTTTGTTTATACCCCCAAAGGGGATGTGTTCTCATTTCCGGTGGATTCCACTCCAGTTGATTTTGCGTATCATGTTCACACTCAGGTGGGGCACCGCTGCCAGGGAGCCAAGGCAAAGGCAAGATAG
- a CDS encoding class II aldolase/adducin family protein: MFERFRAIGSALFLLGMNDPKSGNISIRQEGDLRITKRNCWLSDLKDYDLVNVPVLEGSEKDQEASVDLPVHRAIYQATTCGAVIHAHSPYVCALSITENKIMLPDTKGSMIFQNGVPIVRLRQGISTEEAARSISSNFSSGYKAAAVKGHGFFVAASTLEEAYEWAVCLENSAKIIAVSKMIPDKQAALHQPQSRPYEHRKRSAIPPSIGVMDRRTVSYGRGPKR, translated from the coding sequence ATGTTCGAAAGATTCAGGGCGATAGGCAGTGCGCTGTTCCTGCTGGGGATGAACGATCCCAAGAGCGGCAATATCAGTATAAGACAGGAAGGAGACCTTCGTATCACAAAAAGGAACTGCTGGCTCTCGGACCTGAAGGACTACGACCTTGTGAATGTGCCTGTGCTTGAGGGATCGGAAAAGGACCAGGAGGCCAGCGTTGATCTGCCCGTGCACAGGGCTATCTACCAGGCTACCACCTGCGGAGCCGTTATTCACGCGCATTCCCCATATGTCTGCGCTCTATCTATTACCGAGAACAAGATCATGCTTCCCGATACCAAAGGTTCGATGATCTTCCAGAACGGGGTCCCTATCGTAAGGCTGAGGCAGGGCATCTCCACCGAAGAAGCCGCAAGGTCTATTTCCTCCAATTTTTCTTCCGGATACAAGGCCGCAGCGGTCAAGGGGCACGGCTTTTTTGTCGCCGCCTCAACGCTTGAAGAGGCCTACGAGTGGGCAGTGTGCCTGGAGAATTCGGCAAAGATAATCGCGGTATCGAAAATGATACCCGATAAACAGGCGGCTTTGCATCAGCCGCAGAGCAGGCCTTATGAGCACAGAAAAAGGTCCGCGATCCCGCCCAGCATAGGCGTGATGGACAGAAGGACCGTATCCTACGGCAGGGGCCCAAAACGGTAG
- a CDS encoding PfkB family carbohydrate kinase, with the protein MPVLIVGSVALDNIKTPFGEKENILGGSAVHASVSASFFSKVALVGIVGRDFPKEHVRFLEGRGIDLSGLQTVDGKTFHWDGYYEYDMNQAHTLDTQLNVFEKFDPRVPEASQNSEFVFLANMDPELQLKVIESLDSPRFVIADTMNFWIDTKKQALLKVAKKADLMLLNDMEARQLMGTPSVVAAAKKLLAQGVKAVIVKKGEHGALYFSRGCHFSAPSYPQENLKDPTGAGDSFAGGFIGYLAKTNDTSIENIKKAVVIGSVMASYNVEDFSLDRMKSLKEKDIISRFGEFIAFSRFECL; encoded by the coding sequence ATGCCCGTTCTTATCGTTGGCTCCGTTGCGCTTGACAACATCAAAACTCCGTTCGGGGAAAAGGAAAATATCCTCGGGGGTTCTGCCGTTCACGCTTCCGTTTCCGCCAGTTTTTTCTCCAAGGTGGCGCTTGTGGGCATAGTTGGCAGGGACTTTCCAAAAGAACATGTGCGTTTTCTTGAGGGCAGGGGCATAGATCTGTCAGGGCTTCAGACAGTTGACGGCAAGACCTTTCACTGGGACGGCTACTACGAATACGATATGAACCAGGCCCACACACTTGACACTCAATTGAATGTTTTTGAAAAATTCGATCCCCGGGTCCCCGAAGCCTCCCAAAACAGTGAATTCGTTTTTCTTGCCAACATGGACCCAGAACTTCAGCTTAAGGTCATCGAAAGCCTGGATAGTCCGAGGTTCGTGATCGCCGATACCATGAACTTCTGGATAGACACAAAAAAACAGGCTCTCCTTAAAGTGGCGAAAAAAGCTGACCTTATGCTGCTCAACGACATGGAAGCAAGGCAGCTGATGGGGACCCCGTCGGTGGTTGCGGCGGCAAAAAAACTGCTTGCTCAGGGAGTAAAAGCCGTGATTGTGAAAAAAGGGGAGCACGGGGCGCTCTATTTTTCCAGAGGGTGCCATTTTTCCGCTCCTTCTTATCCGCAGGAAAATCTGAAGGACCCGACCGGCGCAGGCGACAGTTTTGCAGGAGGATTTATCGGCTATCTGGCAAAAACTAATGATACGAGCATAGAGAACATCAAAAAAGCCGTTGTCATAGGCTCCGTAATGGCCTCTTACAATGTCGAGGATTTTTCTCTTGACAGGATGAAAAGCCTTAAGGAAAAGGACATAATCAGCAGGTTCGGAGAGTTCATCGCTTTTTCGAGATTTGAATGTCTTTAA